Proteins from a genomic interval of Streptococcus oralis:
- a CDS encoding threonine/serine exporter family protein translates to MDESRELNAVIDVIMLAGTILLKSGSEIYRVEDTMIRIAHSQGIVDCNVLAMPAAIFFSIENTNISRMKRVTSSSYNIEKVCDVNQVSRELVGGQIDLSTAFTRLKEIGNQPLPYTKFQVTIAATLSAPFFSIMFGGNTYDAFGAAIATLLGFAFSLYVEKFVRIPFVTAFAGAFVFGLIAQFWARYTGFPSTADLIIAGAVMPFVPGIALTNAVRDIMTNHINSGMSKMFESLLITLALGAGTSVALVLMT, encoded by the coding sequence ATGGACGAATCGAGAGAGTTGAACGCCGTTATTGATGTCATTATGTTAGCTGGAACCATTCTCTTAAAAAGCGGTTCGGAGATTTATCGGGTTGAGGACACCATGATCCGTATCGCTCATTCACAGGGAATAGTGGATTGTAACGTTCTTGCCATGCCAGCAGCTATTTTCTTTTCTATTGAGAATACCAATATTTCTCGTATGAAACGAGTAACTTCTTCCTCCTACAACATCGAAAAAGTTTGTGATGTCAACCAAGTATCTCGAGAACTTGTAGGTGGCCAGATTGATCTTTCTACAGCCTTTACAAGGCTCAAAGAAATCGGCAATCAACCCCTTCCTTATACCAAGTTCCAAGTGACTATTGCAGCAACTCTCAGTGCCCCTTTTTTCTCGATTATGTTCGGGGGGAATACCTATGATGCTTTTGGTGCGGCCATTGCGACCTTGCTTGGTTTTGCTTTCTCTCTCTATGTAGAGAAGTTTGTCCGCATTCCTTTTGTAACCGCCTTTGCGGGAGCCTTTGTTTTTGGCTTGATTGCCCAGTTCTGGGCCCGCTATACAGGATTTCCTTCGACGGCAGACTTGATCATAGCGGGAGCCGTCATGCCTTTTGTTCCAGGGATTGCTCTGACAAATGCAGTTCGGGATATCATGACCAACCATATCAACTCTGGTATGAGCAAGATGTTTGAATCCCTGCTCATTACCCTCGCTTTAGGGGCCGGTACCTCCGTCGCCCTAGTTTTGATGACATAA
- a CDS encoding LacI family DNA-binding transcriptional regulator, with protein MVAKLTDVAKLAGVSPTTVSRVINKKGYLSEKTIQKVNEAMRELGYKPNNLARSLQGKSAKLIGLIFPNISHVFYAELIDKLEHQLFKNGYKTIICNSEHDSEKEREYIEMLEANQVDGIISGSHNLGIEDYNRVTAPIISFDRNLSPDIPVVSSDNYGGGVLAAQTLVKTGAQSIIMITGNDNSNSPTGLRHAGFASVLPKAPIINVSSDFSPVRKEMEIKNILTHQKPDAIFASDDLTAILVIKIAQELGISVPEELKVIGYDGTYFIENYYPHLTTIKQPMKEIAHLTVDLLLQKIEGKEVATTGYFLPVTLLPGKSI; from the coding sequence ATGGTCGCAAAACTAACTGATGTCGCCAAACTTGCAGGCGTTAGCCCTACTACCGTCTCACGGGTCATCAATAAAAAGGGTTATCTATCTGAGAAAACCATTCAAAAGGTTAATGAAGCCATGCGAGAACTAGGCTACAAGCCCAACAATCTGGCTCGAAGTCTCCAAGGAAAATCAGCCAAGTTGATTGGACTTATTTTCCCAAACATCAGTCATGTCTTTTATGCGGAGTTGATTGACAAGTTGGAACACCAACTCTTTAAGAATGGCTACAAGACCATCATCTGTAACAGCGAACATGACTCTGAAAAAGAACGGGAGTACATTGAAATGCTGGAGGCCAATCAGGTAGACGGTATCATTTCTGGAAGTCACAACTTGGGAATTGAAGACTACAATCGTGTGACGGCACCGATCATTTCCTTTGACCGAAACCTATCGCCAGACATCCCTGTCGTCTCCTCTGATAACTACGGTGGCGGGGTCCTCGCAGCCCAAACTCTGGTTAAGACAGGCGCTCAGTCTATCATCATGATTACAGGAAATGATAACTCTAACTCACCGACTGGACTGCGCCATGCTGGCTTTGCCTCTGTTCTCCCAAAAGCTCCTATTATCAATGTTTCGAGTGACTTTTCTCCCGTCAGAAAAGAAATGGAAATCAAGAATATCTTGACCCATCAGAAACCAGATGCGATTTTTGCTTCGGATGATTTGACAGCTATTCTGGTGATCAAAATCGCTCAGGAGCTGGGAATTTCTGTTCCTGAAGAGCTCAAGGTCATCGGCTATGATGGGACCTACTTTATCGAGAACTACTATCCTCATTTGACAACGATTAAGCAACCTATGAAAGAGATTGCCCACCTCACTGTTGATCTCCTCTTGCAGAAGATTGAAGGTAAGGAAGTCGCGACAACTGGTTATTTCTTACCAGTCACCCTATTACCAGGAAAAAGTATTTAA
- the rsmB gene encoding 16S rRNA (cytosine(967)-C(5))-methyltransferase RsmB, which yields MTKVETARSLVLAVLEDVLVNQAYSNIALNKHLKGSQLSVADKGLVTEIVYGTVTRKLTLEWYLSHFIEDRDKLDNWLYILLLLSAYQLRYLDKIPNHAVVNEAVELAKARKKGSEKLVNAVLRRILREGWPDVDSIKRKNKRDSIAYSLPVWLVSKLKEEYGEERAQAIFESLLVRNKASIRVADLSRKEEIKALLEATDSPLAATGLVKEQGHFAGHDLFAEGAITIQDESSQLVAPTLDLQGDEQVLDACAAPGGKTAHMASYLISGKVTALDLYDHKLDLIQENAERLGVAERVQTQKLDARKVHEFFGRDSFDKILVDAPCSGIGLLRRKPDIKYNKETADFTSLQEIQLEILGSVCQTLRKGGIITYSTCTIVSEENFQVVEAFLESHPEFEQVKLEHECKDILKDGCILITPELYGSDGFFISQFRKISE from the coding sequence GTGACTAAAGTAGAAACAGCTAGAAGTCTAGTTCTAGCAGTGCTAGAGGATGTTTTGGTTAATCAAGCATACTCCAATATTGCCTTAAATAAACACCTCAAGGGGAGTCAGCTCTCAGTAGCAGATAAGGGCTTGGTGACAGAGATTGTCTACGGAACGGTAACCCGAAAACTGACTCTGGAATGGTACCTGTCCCACTTTATCGAAGACCGGGATAAGCTAGATAACTGGCTCTATATCCTGCTCCTTCTGAGCGCCTACCAACTTCGGTATCTGGATAAGATTCCTAATCACGCTGTGGTCAATGAAGCAGTGGAACTAGCCAAAGCCCGTAAAAAAGGCAGCGAAAAATTGGTCAATGCCGTCCTGCGTCGTATTTTGCGAGAAGGCTGGCCAGATGTTGACAGCATCAAACGCAAAAACAAGCGTGATTCCATTGCTTATTCTCTCCCAGTTTGGCTCGTGTCTAAACTCAAGGAAGAATACGGTGAAGAGCGAGCACAAGCCATCTTTGAAAGTCTCTTGGTGCGCAACAAAGCCAGTATTCGTGTAGCCGATTTGAGCCGAAAAGAGGAAATCAAAGCTTTGTTAGAGGCGACCGATTCCCCTTTAGCGGCCACTGGTCTGGTCAAGGAGCAAGGCCACTTTGCAGGACATGATTTGTTCGCAGAAGGGGCTATAACCATCCAAGACGAGTCCAGTCAACTGGTTGCTCCGACTCTTGATCTACAAGGTGATGAACAGGTCCTGGATGCCTGTGCCGCTCCGGGCGGTAAAACAGCCCATATGGCCTCTTACCTCATATCTGGTAAGGTGACAGCTTTGGACTTGTATGACCATAAGTTGGACTTGATCCAAGAAAATGCGGAGCGTTTAGGTGTGGCAGAACGAGTGCAAACGCAAAAATTGGATGCCAGAAAGGTACATGAGTTTTTCGGTCGGGACTCTTTTGATAAGATTTTAGTAGATGCTCCCTGTTCTGGGATTGGACTTTTACGTCGTAAACCAGACATCAAATACAATAAAGAAACAGCAGATTTCACATCATTACAGGAAATTCAGCTGGAAATATTAGGTAGTGTTTGTCAAACGCTACGAAAAGGTGGTATAATAACGTATAGTACCTGTACTATCGTCTCTGAGGAGAACTTTCAAGTCGTTGAGGCATTTTTAGAAAGTCATCCCGAGTTTGAGCAGGTTAAACTAGAACACGAATGCAAAGATATCCTGAAAGATGGCTGCATCCTGATCACTCCTGAATTGTATGGAAGTGATGGATTCTTTATCAGCCAATTTCGTAAGATATCAGAATAG
- a CDS encoding threonine/serine exporter family protein, with product MTLTSILLQAVASLLAIITFLIVLNVQRSMLLPGGVLGMGVWLLYLVLKEPTNVIVATFIAAVVGSCISQILSIVYKTPAVVFVLAILAPLVPGYLSYRTTAFFVTGDYSHALTSATLVVMLALVISIGMASGTVILKLYYYIRKQRGISS from the coding sequence ATGACTCTAACAAGTATTTTACTCCAAGCAGTAGCGAGTTTACTCGCCATTATCACCTTTCTAATCGTACTGAATGTTCAACGCTCTATGCTCCTACCTGGTGGTGTTCTGGGAATGGGTGTCTGGCTCCTCTATCTTGTACTTAAAGAACCAACCAATGTTATTGTTGCGACCTTTATCGCAGCGGTGGTTGGTTCTTGCATCAGCCAGATTCTAAGTATTGTCTATAAGACGCCAGCAGTGGTCTTTGTCTTGGCCATTCTTGCTCCCTTGGTGCCAGGTTATCTATCCTATCGAACGACAGCTTTCTTTGTGACAGGTGATTACAGTCATGCCCTTACCAGTGCAACACTAGTAGTTATGTTGGCTCTAGTCATTTCTATCGGGATGGCCAGTGGAACAGTGATTCTGAAGCTTTATTACTATATCCGAAAACAGCGAGGCATATCCTCCTAA
- the fmt gene encoding methionyl-tRNA formyltransferase, with product MTKLIFMGTPDFSATVLKGLLSDDRYEILAVVTQPDRAVGRKKVIQETPVKQAAKEAGLPIYQPEKLSGSPEMEDIMKLGADGIITAAFGQFLPSKLLDSMDFAVNVHASLLPKHRGGAPIHYALIQGDEEAGVTIMEMVKEMDAGDMISRRSIPITDEDNVGTLFEKLAIVGRDLLLDTLPAYIAGEIQPEPQDPNQVTFSPNIKPEEEKLDWNKTNRQLFNQIRGMNPWPVAHTFLKGDRFKIYEALPVEGQGAPGEILSIGKKELNVATAEGALSLKQVQPAGKPKMDIASFLNGVGRTLTVGERFGD from the coding sequence ATGACAAAACTAATCTTTATGGGAACTCCCGATTTTTCAGCAACAGTTTTGAAGGGGTTGTTATCAGATGATCGTTACGAGATTCTAGCTGTTGTGACCCAGCCAGACCGCGCTGTCGGCCGTAAAAAAGTGATCCAAGAAACCCCGGTTAAGCAGGCTGCCAAAGAAGCAGGCCTTCCCATCTACCAACCTGAAAAATTATCTGGGAGTCCAGAGATGGAAGACATTATGAAGCTAGGGGCGGATGGGATTATCACTGCTGCTTTTGGGCAGTTTCTCCCAAGTAAACTCCTTGATAGCATGGATTTTGCGGTCAACGTTCACGCTTCCCTTCTTCCAAAACACCGTGGTGGTGCGCCTATCCATTATGCCTTGATTCAAGGGGATGAGGAAGCTGGTGTGACCATTATGGAGATGGTTAAGGAAATGGATGCAGGAGATATGATTTCTCGTCGTAGCATTCCTATCACAGATGAGGACAATGTCGGGACCTTATTTGAGAAATTAGCGATTGTAGGTCGTGACTTGCTTTTAGATACTCTTCCTGCTTATATAGCTGGTGAAATTCAGCCAGAACCGCAAGATCCAAACCAGGTTACATTTTCTCCAAATATCAAACCAGAGGAAGAAAAATTGGACTGGAATAAGACTAATCGTCAACTCTTCAACCAAATCCGTGGAATGAACCCGTGGCCTGTTGCCCACACTTTCCTTAAAGGCGATCGCTTTAAGATTTATGAAGCCCTTCCAGTAGAAGGTCAGGGAGCTCCAGGTGAGATTCTGTCTATTGGCAAGAAAGAATTGAACGTTGCTACGGCAGAAGGGGCTCTGTCTCTCAAGCAAGTGCAGCCAGCTGGTAAGCCTAAGATGGACATTGCTTCCTTCCTCAACGGAGTGGGACGGACATTGACTGTAGGAGAACGATTTGGTGACTAA
- the pknB gene encoding Stk1 family PASTA domain-containing Ser/Thr kinase → MIQIGKIFAGRYRIVKQIGRGGMADVYLAKDLILDGEEVAVKVLRTNYQTDPIAVARFQREARAMADLDHPHIVRITDIGEEDGQQYLAMEYVAGLDLKRYIKEHYPLSNEEAVRIMGQILLAMRLAHARGIVHRDLKPQNILLTPDGTAKVTDFGIAVAFAETSLTQTNSMLGSVHYLSPEQARGSKATFQSDIYAMGIIFYEILTGHIPYDGDSAVTIALQHFQKPLPSVIAENPSVPQALENVVIKATAKKLSDRYQSVSEMYMDLSTSLSYNRRNEPKLVFDDASKADTKTLPKVPQSTLTSIPKAPAQEERPQSKKPTQPVAEPAPAPKPAKKRKFKARYMILLASLLLVAASLVWILSRTPATIPIPDVAGQTVAEAKEALKKSKFEAGEEKSEASDTVAEGRVIRTDPEAGSDRKEGTKVNLIVSSGKKSFQLSNYVGRKYTDVVAELKGKKVPENLIKMEEEESSESEPGTILRQSPAAGTTYDLSKASTITLTVAKKVTSVSMPSYIGSSLEFTKNNLTQIVGVKEANIEVVEVSTAPEGTAEGTVVDQTPKAGEKVDLASTRIKLSIYKPKTPPSTSSSNSAQRGNQSSSSTPNQGNQQGNTPSTSQSNSEGTRESSRD, encoded by the coding sequence ATGATCCAAATCGGCAAGATTTTTGCCGGGCGGTATCGGATTGTCAAGCAGATTGGTCGAGGAGGCATGGCAGATGTTTACTTGGCCAAGGATTTGATCCTAGATGGGGAAGAAGTGGCAGTTAAGGTCCTGAGGACCAACTACCAGACGGACCCGATTGCTGTGGCACGTTTCCAGCGGGAAGCGAGGGCTATGGCGGATCTGGACCATCCTCATATCGTTCGGATAACAGATATTGGTGAGGAAGATGGCCAACAGTACCTAGCTATGGAATACGTAGCAGGACTCGACCTCAAGCGTTATATCAAAGAACACTATCCTCTTTCAAATGAAGAAGCGGTTCGGATTATGGGACAGATTCTTTTGGCTATGCGTTTAGCTCATGCTAGAGGAATTGTTCACCGAGATTTGAAACCTCAAAATATCCTCTTGACACCAGATGGAACTGCTAAAGTTACTGACTTTGGGATTGCAGTGGCCTTTGCAGAGACGAGTCTGACCCAGACCAACTCGATGCTGGGTTCGGTTCATTATTTGTCACCTGAGCAAGCGCGTGGTTCTAAAGCGACTTTCCAGAGCGATATCTATGCGATGGGGATTATCTTCTATGAGATTCTGACGGGACATATCCCTTATGATGGAGATAGCGCGGTTACGATTGCACTCCAGCATTTCCAGAAGCCACTTCCGTCCGTCATTGCTGAAAATCCATCTGTCCCTCAGGCTTTGGAAAATGTTGTCATCAAGGCAACTGCTAAGAAATTGTCTGATCGCTATCAGTCTGTTTCAGAAATGTATATGGACTTGTCAACTAGCTTGTCTTATAATCGTCGGAATGAACCGAAACTGGTCTTTGACGATGCGAGTAAGGCGGATACGAAGACTTTACCTAAAGTCCCACAAAGTACATTGACCTCGATTCCAAAAGCTCCGGCGCAGGAAGAACGTCCTCAGTCAAAGAAACCAACTCAACCAGTGGCAGAACCGGCTCCAGCGCCAAAACCTGCCAAGAAACGGAAGTTTAAGGCTCGCTATATGATTCTTTTGGCCAGTCTTCTATTGGTTGCAGCCTCTTTGGTCTGGATTTTGTCTAGAACACCTGCAACGATTCCTATTCCTGATGTGGCTGGACAAACTGTTGCAGAGGCCAAAGAAGCACTCAAAAAATCTAAGTTTGAAGCTGGTGAGGAGAAATCTGAAGCTAGTGATACAGTAGCGGAAGGACGCGTTATTCGAACCGATCCTGAAGCTGGCAGCGACCGAAAAGAAGGAACCAAGGTCAATTTGATTGTTTCTTCTGGTAAGAAATCCTTCCAATTGAGTAATTACGTCGGACGCAAGTATACGGATGTCGTAGCTGAACTCAAGGGGAAGAAGGTTCCTGAGAATCTAATCAAGATGGAAGAGGAGGAATCCAGCGAAAGCGAACCTGGAACCATTCTCAGACAAAGTCCTGCGGCAGGTACGACTTATGATCTTTCAAAAGCCAGCACAATTACTTTAACGGTTGCTAAGAAAGTAACAAGTGTTTCTATGCCAAGTTATATTGGTTCAAGTCTCGAATTTACAAAGAATAATTTAACTCAGATTGTCGGTGTAAAAGAGGCCAATATTGAGGTTGTCGAAGTTTCGACTGCTCCTGAAGGCACAGCAGAAGGTACAGTTGTAGATCAAACACCAAAAGCGGGTGAAAAGGTTGACCTTGCTAGCACGCGTATCAAACTTTCCATCTACAAACCGAAAACACCACCGTCAACTTCATCTTCTAATTCTGCACAGCGTGGGAACCAAAGTTCTTCTTCAACTCCAAATCAGGGGAACCAACAAGGAAACACTCCTTCAACTAGTCAATCAAATAGTGAAGGAACGCGTGAAAGTTCTCGAGATTAA
- a CDS encoding Stp1/IreP family PP2C-type Ser/Thr phosphatase — translation MEIALLTDVGQKRTNNQDYVNHFVNRAGRTMIILADGMGGHRAGNIASEMAVTDLGVDWVDTQIDSVNEVREWFAHYLEIENQKIHQLGQDEAYRGMGTTLEAVAFIDNQAIYAHIGDSRIGLIRGEEYHQLTSDHSLVNELLKAGQLTPEEAETHPQKNIITQSIGQKDEIQPDFGMITLESGDYLLLNSDGLTNMISASEIYDIVTSDISLADKAATLIRFANNAGGLDNITVALVYMNEEAAE, via the coding sequence ATGGAAATAGCATTATTAACAGATGTTGGTCAGAAACGGACAAATAATCAGGACTATGTCAATCACTTTGTCAACCGAGCAGGACGCACTATGATCATCTTGGCTGACGGAATGGGAGGACACCGTGCAGGAAATATCGCTAGTGAGATGGCGGTCACAGACCTCGGTGTAGATTGGGTGGATACCCAAATTGACTCAGTCAATGAAGTTCGTGAGTGGTTTGCCCACTACCTGGAGATTGAAAATCAAAAAATTCATCAACTAGGTCAGGACGAAGCATACAGAGGCATGGGAACAACGCTAGAAGCTGTTGCGTTTATTGATAACCAAGCCATCTATGCTCACATTGGAGATTCTCGTATCGGTTTGATTCGTGGAGAAGAATACCACCAGTTGACGAGTGACCATTCCTTGGTCAATGAATTGCTCAAGGCTGGTCAATTGACTCCAGAAGAAGCAGAAACTCACCCTCAAAAGAATATCATCACACAGTCTATCGGACAAAAAGATGAAATCCAGCCTGATTTTGGGATGATTACACTGGAGTCAGGAGATTATCTCTTGCTCAATAGTGACGGCTTGACCAATATGATTTCGGCAAGCGAGATTTATGATATCGTAACCAGCGATATTTCCCTGGCAGACAAGGCGGCAACCCTCATTCGTTTCGCTAACAATGCAGGAGGTTTAGACAACATTACGGTTGCCCTTGTTTACATGAACGAGGAGGCAGCAGAATGA
- a CDS encoding hydroxymethylglutaryl-CoA reductase, degradative, with protein sequence MKLSWNGFSKKSYHERLELLKAQALLSPEKQTSLEQDEQISLAIADQLSENVVGTFSLPYSIIPELLVNGQDYTVPYVTEEPSVVAAASYASKIIKRAGGFTAQVHERQMIGQVALYQVANPDLAQEKIASKKAELLELANQAYPSIVKRGGGARDLHVEKIKGETDFLVVYLHVDTQEAMGANMLNTMLEALKSVLEELSQGQSLMGILSNYATDSLVTASCRIAFRYLSPQRDQGREIAEKIALASQFAQADPYRAATHNKGIFNGIDAILIATGNDWRAIEAGAHAFASRDGRYQGLSQWTLDMEREELVGEMTLPMPVATKGGSIGLNPRVALSHELLGNPSAKELAQIIVSIGLAQNFAALKALVSTGIQQGHMKLQAKSLALLAGASESEVALLVERLIADKTFNLETAQRYLENLRS encoded by the coding sequence ATGAAGTTAAGTTGGAATGGATTTTCTAAAAAGTCATACCATGAGCGCCTTGAGTTACTGAAAGCTCAGGCGCTCCTTAGTCCTGAAAAGCAAACCAGTCTGGAGCAGGATGAACAAATCAGCTTGGCAATTGCAGATCAGCTGAGTGAGAATGTAGTGGGAACTTTTTCTCTGCCTTATTCTATCATTCCAGAGCTTTTGGTGAACGGTCAGGACTACACAGTTCCCTATGTGACAGAAGAACCCTCAGTGGTTGCTGCGGCCAGCTATGCAAGTAAAATCATCAAGCGAGCAGGTGGCTTTACTGCTCAAGTACATGAGCGCCAGATGATTGGTCAGGTAGCCCTTTATCAAGTTGCTAATCCAGATTTAGCGCAAGAGAAGATTGCCAGCAAGAAGGCAGAGCTCTTAGAACTTGCCAATCAAGCCTATCCCTCCATCGTCAAACGTGGTGGTGGGGCGCGTGATTTGCATGTAGAGAAGATCAAAGGTGAAACAGACTTTCTCGTCGTCTATCTCCATGTCGATACTCAGGAAGCCATGGGAGCCAATATGCTTAACACCATGCTGGAAGCCTTAAAATCAGTCTTAGAAGAACTCAGTCAGGGACAGAGTCTTATGGGAATTTTGTCCAACTACGCGACCGATTCTCTGGTGACTGCAAGCTGTCGTATCGCCTTTCGCTACTTGAGTCCCCAAAGGGACCAAGGACGAGAAATTGCGGAGAAAATAGCTTTGGCTAGCCAGTTTGCACAGGCTGATCCCTACCGAGCAGCTACTCACAATAAAGGGATTTTTAATGGTATTGATGCCATTTTGATTGCCACTGGTAATGACTGGCGTGCCATCGAAGCTGGGGCCCATGCCTTTGCCAGTCGAGATGGACGCTATCAAGGTCTTAGTCAATGGACACTGGACATGGAAAGAGAAGAATTGGTCGGTGAGATGACCCTACCCATGCCGGTAGCGACCAAGGGTGGCTCAATCGGTCTCAACCCGCGTGTAGCCCTCAGTCATGAACTACTGGGAAATCCTTCTGCCAAAGAATTAGCTCAGATTATCGTGTCTATCGGTCTCGCCCAAAACTTTGCGGCCCTCAAAGCCTTGGTAAGTACGGGCATCCAGCAAGGCCACATGAAATTGCAGGCCAAATCCTTAGCTCTCCTAGCAGGTGCTAGTGAGTCCGAAGTTGCTCTTCTCGTTGAGCGCCTCATCGCAGATAAAACCTTTAACTTAGAGACAGCCCAGCGTTATCTCGAAAACTTAAGATCATAA
- a CDS encoding hydroxymethylglutaryl-CoA synthase: MTIGIDKIGFATSQYVLKLQDLAEARGVDPDKYSKGLLLNEISIAPLTEDVVTLAASASNSILTDKEKEEIDMVIVATESGIDQSKAAAVFVHGLLGIQPFARSFEIKEACYGATAALHYAKLHVENSPKSKVLVIASDIAKYGVATPGEPTQGAGSVAMLITQNPRTMAFNNDNVAQTRDIMDFWRPNYSTTPYVNGLYSTQQYLDSLTTTWDEYKKRYDWTMNDFAAICFHLPYPKLALKGLRKMMDKTLSQEKKDSLQENFDKSILYSQMIGNIYTGSLFLGLLSLLENAENLKAGDKIVLYSYGSGAVSEFFSGELVEGYEAYLDKDRLSKLKQRTALSVADYEKVFFEEVELDESGSAQFAGFENQDYALVEILDHQRRYSKVEK, encoded by the coding sequence ATGACAATCGGTATTGATAAGATTGGTTTTGCAACCAGTCAATATGTCTTGAAATTACAAGACCTAGCAGAAGCAAGAGGAGTTGATCCGGATAAATATAGCAAGGGACTCTTGTTAAACGAAATTAGCATTGCACCATTGACTGAGGATGTTGTCACCTTAGCTGCCAGTGCAAGCAACTCTATCCTCACAGATAAAGAAAAAGAAGAAATCGATATGGTCATCGTGGCGACCGAGTCAGGAATTGACCAGAGTAAGGCAGCAGCGGTCTTTGTTCACGGTCTATTAGGTATCCAGCCGTTCGCTCGCAGTTTTGAAATCAAAGAAGCTTGTTACGGAGCAACAGCTGCCCTCCATTATGCCAAGTTGCATGTGGAAAATTCTCCAAAGTCCAAGGTCTTGGTCATCGCCAGCGATATTGCCAAGTATGGTGTAGCGACTCCAGGTGAACCAACTCAGGGAGCTGGGAGTGTGGCGATGTTGATTACGCAAAATCCGCGTACCATGGCCTTCAACAATGATAATGTTGCCCAAACGCGTGACATTATGGATTTCTGGCGTCCGAACTATTCAACCACTCCTTATGTAAACGGCTTGTACTCAACTCAGCAATATCTTGACAGTCTTACGACGACTTGGGATGAATACAAGAAACGTTATGATTGGACTATGAATGATTTTGCGGCCATCTGCTTCCACTTGCCTTATCCCAAATTAGCCCTAAAAGGCTTGCGCAAGATGATGGATAAGACTTTGTCTCAGGAAAAAAAGGATAGTCTGCAAGAAAACTTTGATAAGTCCATTCTCTACAGTCAGATGATTGGGAATATCTACACAGGTTCCCTCTTCCTTGGGCTTCTCTCCCTTTTGGAAAATGCAGAAAATTTGAAGGCTGGAGATAAAATTGTCCTCTACAGTTACGGAAGTGGAGCGGTTTCAGAGTTCTTTAGTGGAGAACTGGTAGAAGGCTACGAGGCCTACCTTGATAAGGATCGCTTGAGCAAACTCAAGCAACGTACAGCATTGTCTGTTGCAGACTATGAAAAAGTCTTCTTCGAAGAGGTAGAGTTGGATGAATCTGGTTCAGCCCAGTTTGCAGGTTTTGAAAATCAAGACTATGCCTTGGTTGAAATTCTCGACCACCAACGTCGTTATAGCAAGGTTGAAAAATAA